A region from the Thermococcus sp. Bubb.Bath genome encodes:
- the lysS gene encoding lysine--tRNA ligase, translating to MVHWADYMAEKIIHERGDKEEYVVESGITPSGYIHIGNFREFFTAYIVGHALRDKGKKVRHIHMWDDYDRFRKVPKNVPPAWKEHLTKPVREVPDPWGCHDSYAEHFMSLFEEEVSKLGIEVDFLHAYELYKSSEYAEEVRLALEKRDEIKAILDEFRDRAKQPHLEDSWQPVMVYCPQCRREAEFVSWDGEWKVRYKCPHCGREGETDIREGNVKLRWRVDWPMRWAHFRVDFEPAGKDHLAAGSSYDTGKEIVEKVFGWKAPLTLMYEFVGIKGQKGKMSGSKGNVILLSDLYEVLEPGIIRFIYAKARPNKELKIDLGLGLLNLYDEFDKVERIYFGLEKAKNPDEEEELKRTYELSMPKLSDRLLAQASFRFLVTLVQMPHLDEEGVIRVLQEQGHVPENLTDEDIERIRLRIRLAKNWVEKYAPEDVTFSLLERPPEIELEPNVREAMLEVAEWLENHEKFTVDELNNAIFDAAKKRGIPSKKWFKALYNVFIGKDRGPRLAPFLASLERGFVIRRLRMEA from the coding sequence ATGGTTCACTGGGCTGATTACATGGCCGAGAAGATAATCCATGAAAGGGGCGACAAGGAGGAGTACGTAGTAGAGAGCGGGATAACCCCGAGCGGTTACATTCATATAGGCAACTTCCGCGAGTTTTTCACCGCATACATAGTCGGGCACGCCTTAAGGGACAAGGGCAAGAAGGTGAGGCACATCCACATGTGGGACGACTACGACCGCTTTAGGAAGGTTCCCAAGAACGTCCCGCCCGCGTGGAAGGAGCACCTCACGAAGCCCGTCCGTGAGGTTCCGGACCCCTGGGGCTGTCACGACAGCTACGCCGAGCACTTCATGAGCCTCTTTGAGGAGGAGGTCTCAAAGCTCGGCATCGAGGTGGACTTCCTCCACGCCTACGAGCTGTACAAGAGCAGTGAGTATGCTGAGGAAGTAAGGCTTGCCCTTGAGAAGAGGGACGAGATAAAGGCCATCCTCGACGAATTCCGCGACAGGGCAAAGCAGCCGCACCTTGAGGATTCTTGGCAGCCGGTCATGGTCTACTGCCCCCAGTGCAGAAGGGAAGCCGAGTTCGTCTCCTGGGACGGTGAGTGGAAGGTTCGCTATAAGTGCCCCCACTGTGGCAGGGAGGGAGAAACTGACATCCGTGAGGGCAACGTCAAGCTCCGCTGGCGCGTTGACTGGCCTATGAGATGGGCCCACTTCAGGGTTGACTTCGAGCCCGCTGGAAAGGACCACCTTGCCGCCGGAAGCTCCTACGACACTGGAAAGGAGATAGTGGAGAAGGTCTTCGGCTGGAAGGCGCCGCTCACGCTCATGTACGAGTTCGTAGGAATAAAGGGCCAGAAGGGCAAGATGAGCGGCTCAAAGGGCAACGTCATCCTCCTGAGCGACCTCTACGAAGTACTCGAACCTGGAATAATTCGTTTTATCTACGCGAAGGCTCGCCCGAACAAGGAGCTTAAGATAGACCTCGGGCTCGGCCTGCTCAACCTCTACGACGAGTTCGACAAGGTTGAGAGGATATACTTCGGACTTGAGAAGGCAAAGAACCCGGATGAAGAGGAGGAACTGAAGAGGACTTATGAGCTTTCAATGCCGAAGCTCTCGGATAGACTCCTGGCACAGGCCTCCTTCAGGTTCCTAGTCACGCTAGTTCAGATGCCCCACCTCGATGAGGAGGGAGTAATAAGAGTCCTTCAGGAGCAGGGCCACGTCCCGGAGAACCTCACCGATGAGGACATCGAGAGGATAAGGCTCCGCATAAGGCTCGCCAAGAACTGGGTCGAGAAGTACGCGCCGGAGGACGTTACGTTCAGCCTGCTTGAGAGGCCCCCTGAAATTGAACTTGAGCCCAACGTCAGGGAGGCGATGCTAGAAGTGGCAGAGTGGCTGGAGAACCACGAGAAGTTCACCGTTGACGAGCTCAACAACGCCATATTCGACGCGGCAAAGAAGCGCGGAATTCCGAGCAAGAAGTGGTTTAAGGCCCTCTACAACGTCTTCATCGGCAAAGACCGTGGACCGAGGCTGGCCCCGTTCCTGGCCTCTCTAGAAAGGGGGTTTGTGATAAGACGTCTCCGCATGGAGGCATGA
- a CDS encoding DUF366 family protein — protein MELLIVKDKRIDYDGSAIQSHWAYRNFGILGNSIIVFRGKCDVKVGEMIDIEDLRQSKEIKSDDMVHYIIEVFELVNTLFASTLQKLFIAKLCEVLSEYGVRTERRGDDIYVNGKKLSISIATVSPVSVKIHIGINVEAKGIPEGVEAIGLKELGITDVNEFMEKTGNAFVAEFNKVKKDSLKVRWAQ, from the coding sequence ATGGAACTCCTCATCGTCAAGGACAAAAGAATAGACTACGACGGCTCGGCTATTCAGAGCCACTGGGCTTACAGGAACTTTGGAATCCTTGGAAACTCTATCATCGTCTTTCGCGGGAAGTGCGACGTCAAGGTTGGGGAGATGATAGACATCGAAGACCTCCGTCAAAGCAAGGAGATAAAGAGCGACGACATGGTGCACTATATCATTGAGGTGTTCGAGCTCGTGAACACCCTCTTCGCCTCGACGCTCCAGAAGCTCTTCATAGCGAAGCTGTGCGAGGTTCTGTCCGAATACGGGGTAAGGACGGAAAGGAGGGGTGATGACATCTACGTTAATGGGAAAAAGCTCAGCATATCAATAGCCACCGTCTCTCCGGTCAGCGTAAAGATCCACATCGGGATAAACGTCGAGGCAAAGGGAATCCCAGAGGGGGTCGAGGCCATCGGTCTGAAGGAGCTCGGCATCACAGACGTTAATGAATTCATGGAGAAAACCGGAAATGCCTTTGTTGCCGAGTTTAACAAGGTAAAGAAGGACAGTCTGAAGGTGCGCTGGGCTCAGTAG
- a CDS encoding ribosome assembly factor SBDS, with amino-acid sequence MPISLDRAVIARLKTHGETFEILVDPYLARDFKEGKDVPIEEILATPYIFKDAHKGDKASEHEMEKIFGTSDPYEVAKTILQKGEVQLTAEQRRQMLEDKRRYIATMIHRHAVDPRTGYPHPVDRILKAMEEAGVHVDLFKDAEAQVPGVIRAIRPLLPIKLEMKVIAVKVPSDYVGKAYGEVRKFGNIKREEWASDGSWMFLIEIPGGVEEEFYEKLNALTKGEAVTKLVERKGL; translated from the coding sequence ATGCCAATAAGCCTTGATAGAGCCGTCATCGCCCGTCTGAAAACGCATGGTGAAACGTTTGAGATACTGGTCGATCCTTACCTGGCGAGGGACTTCAAGGAGGGCAAGGACGTCCCGATAGAGGAGATCCTCGCCACTCCTTACATTTTCAAAGATGCGCACAAGGGTGACAAGGCGAGCGAGCACGAGATGGAGAAGATATTCGGCACCAGTGATCCCTATGAGGTCGCCAAGACGATACTGCAAAAAGGGGAGGTTCAGCTCACCGCCGAGCAGAGGAGGCAGATGCTTGAGGACAAGAGGCGCTACATAGCTACTATGATACACAGACACGCCGTTGATCCAAGAACTGGCTATCCCCATCCCGTGGACAGGATTCTGAAGGCCATGGAAGAAGCCGGCGTGCACGTGGACCTCTTCAAGGATGCCGAGGCCCAGGTTCCAGGGGTCATCAGAGCTATCCGACCGCTTCTCCCGATAAAGTTGGAGATGAAAGTCATAGCGGTCAAGGTTCCAAGCGATTATGTGGGCAAAGCCTATGGGGAAGTCAGGAAGTTCGGCAACATCAAGAGGGAGGAGTGGGCCAGCGACGGCTCGTGGATGTTCCTCATCGAAATCCCCGGAGGGGTTGAGGAGGAGTTTTATGAGAAGCTCAACGCCCTTACAAAGGGCGAAGCCGTAACTAAACTTGTAGAGAGGAAGGGACTATGA
- the rrp42 gene encoding exosome complex protein Rrp42 — MSDAEVMAGIMRDRILSLLKDNKRIDGRGFEDYRDIEIKTGLVEKAEGSAWVRLGDTRVLVGIKIDVGEPFPDLPDRGVMTTNVELVPLASPTFEPGPPDERAIELARVVDRGIRESGAVDLEKLVIIPGKLVYVIFIDVHVLDHDGNLIDATGLAAMAALLTTQIPKIEYNEETGELVRLEERFPLPVTHVPLPVTFAKIGSNIVVDPNLDEENVMDSRITITTDETGHISAAQKGEGGSFKLEEVMYAVDIAIKKSAELRELLMKSIGGAE, encoded by the coding sequence ATGAGTGATGCAGAGGTAATGGCCGGTATAATGAGGGACCGGATCCTCAGCCTGCTTAAGGATAATAAGAGGATAGATGGAAGGGGCTTTGAGGACTACCGCGACATCGAGATAAAGACCGGCCTCGTAGAGAAAGCTGAGGGTTCTGCCTGGGTCAGGCTTGGTGATACCAGGGTTCTCGTCGGCATAAAGATCGACGTTGGCGAGCCCTTCCCCGATCTACCTGACAGAGGTGTTATGACAACTAACGTTGAGCTTGTCCCGCTCGCATCGCCGACTTTTGAGCCCGGCCCGCCGGATGAGAGGGCTATTGAGCTCGCCCGCGTCGTTGACAGGGGCATAAGGGAGAGCGGGGCCGTCGACCTTGAGAAGCTCGTTATCATCCCAGGGAAGCTCGTGTACGTCATATTCATAGACGTCCACGTCCTGGACCATGACGGCAACCTCATCGACGCCACGGGCCTTGCCGCCATGGCTGCCCTTCTGACGACTCAGATTCCCAAGATAGAGTACAACGAGGAGACCGGAGAGCTGGTGCGCCTTGAGGAGAGATTCCCGCTCCCAGTAACTCACGTTCCACTTCCGGTAACGTTCGCCAAGATTGGCTCCAACATAGTCGTGGATCCGAACCTCGACGAAGAGAACGTTATGGACAGCAGGATAACCATAACCACCGACGAAACGGGTCATATCTCCGCCGCTCAGAAAGGAGAAGGCGGCTCTTTCAAGCTTGAGGAGGTTATGTACGCCGTCGATATCGCAATCAAAAAATCGGCTGAGCTCAGGGAACTCCTCATGAAGTCCATAGGTGGGGCCGAATGA
- a CDS encoding class I SAM-dependent methyltransferase, whose amino-acid sequence MTFEKYYTVFNAYSDIYSDEYRKRIETLEPLLLKYMPKKGRVLDLACGVGGFSFLLEDMGFDVVGIDSSGFMIERAKEYAKEKRSKVEFILGDARELPFEENSFDYVLFIGDSIVHFDPPVLNSTFKEVARVLKPGGRMLLHFLDLRTFLPKLTSGQVIGAEYWISKVLTDPDEKSAVIEFQSEKDSFRVRFNVWGKTAVDLLTNLYFRKIAEEKVNEYSYFQVYVPKK is encoded by the coding sequence ATGACGTTCGAAAAGTACTACACGGTCTTCAATGCATACAGCGACATATACTCCGATGAGTACAGAAAAAGGATTGAAACGCTTGAGCCACTCCTTCTCAAATACATGCCTAAAAAAGGCAGGGTTCTCGACTTAGCATGTGGTGTCGGGGGATTCTCGTTCCTGCTGGAGGACATGGGGTTCGATGTTGTGGGTATTGACTCAAGTGGATTCATGATCGAGAGGGCCAAGGAGTACGCGAAGGAGAAGCGTTCAAAAGTGGAGTTTATATTGGGGGATGCAAGGGAGCTCCCGTTCGAGGAAAACAGCTTCGATTACGTGCTCTTCATTGGAGACAGCATAGTCCACTTCGACCCACCGGTCCTGAACAGCACCTTCAAGGAGGTGGCCAGGGTTCTGAAGCCTGGGGGAAGGATGCTGCTACACTTCCTCGACCTGAGGACGTTCCTTCCCAAGCTTACAAGCGGCCAGGTAATCGGCGCGGAGTACTGGATAAGCAAAGTTCTGACCGATCCCGATGAAAAAAGCGCGGTCATAGAGTTTCAGAGCGAGAAGGACTCTTTTAGAGTAAGATTTAACGTGTGGGGAAAAACGGCCGTAGACCTTTTAACAAATCTGTACTTCAGAAAGATTGCGGAGGAGAAGGTCAACGAGTACTCTTATTTCCAGGTTTATGTTCCAAAGAAGTGA
- the psmA gene encoding archaeal proteasome endopeptidase complex subunit alpha, whose translation MAFVPPQAGYDRAITVFSPDGRLFQVNYAREAVKRGATAVGVKWKDGVVLAVEKRITSRLIEPSSYEKIFQIDEHIAAAPSGIIADARVLVDRARLEAQVYRLTYGEPVPLTVLVKKICDLKQAHTQYGGVRPFGAALLMAGVNEKPELYETDPSGAYFEWKAVAIGSGRNTAMAIFEEHYSDDIGMEGAIKLAILALAKTLEEPSAEGIEVAYITMEDKSWKKLSKEDVEQYLNDVLKEAEEEEVEEKSEDYSELDQNY comes from the coding sequence ATGGCGTTTGTACCACCACAGGCAGGTTATGACCGGGCTATAACGGTTTTCAGTCCGGACGGGAGGCTCTTCCAGGTTAATTATGCCAGGGAGGCTGTAAAGAGGGGAGCGACTGCCGTTGGAGTAAAATGGAAGGATGGCGTTGTCCTCGCCGTTGAGAAGAGGATAACCAGCAGGCTGATTGAACCGAGCAGTTATGAGAAGATTTTCCAGATTGACGAGCACATAGCCGCCGCTCCGAGCGGCATAATAGCCGATGCCCGCGTTCTCGTTGACAGGGCCAGGCTTGAGGCCCAGGTTTACCGCCTCACCTACGGCGAACCCGTTCCTCTCACCGTTCTGGTTAAGAAGATATGCGACCTCAAGCAGGCCCACACCCAGTACGGCGGTGTGAGGCCCTTCGGTGCGGCCCTACTCATGGCGGGCGTCAACGAGAAGCCCGAACTCTATGAGACCGATCCGAGCGGTGCTTACTTTGAGTGGAAGGCGGTCGCGATAGGAAGCGGCAGGAACACGGCCATGGCAATCTTTGAGGAGCACTACAGCGATGACATCGGCATGGAGGGAGCGATAAAGCTCGCCATACTCGCGCTGGCCAAGACCCTTGAAGAGCCCAGCGCGGAGGGCATAGAGGTTGCCTACATCACCATGGAAGACAAGAGCTGGAAGAAGCTTTCAAAGGAAGACGTGGAGCAGTACCTCAACGATGTCCTCAAAGAGGCCGAAGAGGAAGAGGTCGAGGAGAAATCTGAGGACTACTCAGAACTCGACCAAAACTACTGA
- a CDS encoding HIT family protein: protein MECPFCKPEMEVVLYEDSLIRILADSYPASRGHMLVVPRRHVERWMELTEEEKGALIRGVEIAMSALSESLNPDGFNIGMNLGRAAGQTVPHLHVHVIPRWEGDCNHPRGGVRKAVLDVEDENLNMKERWRKNRVGKEELKALRRAFTFLTARFPSQGP, encoded by the coding sequence ATGGAGTGTCCGTTTTGTAAGCCAGAAATGGAGGTAGTGCTCTACGAGGACAGTCTGATTAGAATACTGGCAGATTCTTATCCAGCCAGCAGGGGGCATATGCTCGTCGTTCCAAGGAGGCACGTGGAGCGGTGGATGGAACTCACAGAGGAGGAAAAAGGGGCGCTGATCAGGGGAGTTGAAATCGCAATGAGCGCACTCTCCGAGTCCCTCAATCCAGACGGGTTCAACATCGGCATGAACCTCGGAAGGGCCGCAGGACAGACGGTTCCACACCTCCACGTCCACGTCATCCCCCGCTGGGAGGGCGACTGCAACCATCCGCGGGGCGGGGTGAGAAAGGCAGTTCTGGACGTGGAGGACGAGAACTTGAACATGAAGGAGCGCTGGAGGAAGAACAGAGTGGGAAAAGAGGAATTGAAAGCTCTCAGAAGGGCTTTCACGTTTTTGACAGCTCGATTCCCCTCTCAAGGGCCCTGA
- the psmB gene encoding archaeal proteasome endopeptidase complex subunit beta, whose product MNIPEKKTGTTTVGIKAADGIVLAADTQASLDHMVETLNIRKILPITDRIAITTAGSVGDVQALARTLEAQARYYQFTWGKPMTTRAMANLLSNILNENKWFPYMVQILIGGYVDEPTLASLDALGGLVFEKYTATGSGSPFAIAIIEDGYKDGMNIDEARGLAIRAVRTAGKRDVYTGDRKVQVVTITKDGMKDEFVEFKE is encoded by the coding sequence ATGAACATCCCCGAGAAGAAAACCGGGACGACCACTGTGGGTATAAAGGCAGCGGACGGAATAGTTCTCGCCGCTGACACTCAGGCTTCACTCGACCACATGGTTGAGACGCTTAACATAAGGAAGATACTCCCTATAACCGACAGAATAGCGATAACGACTGCTGGAAGCGTTGGTGACGTCCAGGCCCTTGCTAGGACCCTTGAGGCCCAGGCCAGGTACTACCAGTTCACGTGGGGGAAGCCAATGACGACGAGGGCCATGGCCAACCTGCTCAGCAACATACTCAACGAGAACAAGTGGTTCCCGTACATGGTTCAGATTCTCATCGGCGGCTACGTGGACGAACCGACGCTTGCGAGCCTCGACGCCCTCGGCGGCCTCGTGTTTGAGAAGTACACCGCTACCGGGTCTGGAAGCCCGTTTGCCATAGCCATAATCGAGGATGGCTACAAGGACGGCATGAACATTGACGAGGCGAGGGGACTGGCCATCAGGGCCGTTAGAACTGCCGGCAAGAGGGACGTCTACACGGGGGACAGGAAGGTTCAGGTCGTTACCATAACCAAAGATGGGATGAAGGACGAGTTCGTTGAGTTCAAGGAGTGA
- the rrp4 gene encoding exosome complex RNA-binding protein Rrp4 codes for MKRVFVKPRELVVPGTLLAQGPFKAGRGTFREGNRIYSTVVGLVEVRGDLIRVIPLEGPYMPEVGDNVLGKIVDVRFSNWAVDIGAPYEAGLRVQDAAEERIDLAKTDLRKIFDIGDIIYAKVKAYNEVNQIDLTTRGMPFRGGPLRGGQLVTITPSKVPRVIGKGGSMINMIKKLTGTRIIVGQNGWVWVSGKKPELENLAVEAILKVNRESHTQGLTDRVKEMLLSRLNELKERGVIGEVPRLDEENKGEEQ; via the coding sequence ATGAAGAGAGTTTTTGTAAAACCCAGGGAATTGGTTGTTCCTGGAACGCTACTTGCCCAGGGACCATTTAAGGCTGGAAGAGGGACTTTCAGGGAAGGCAACAGGATTTACTCAACCGTGGTAGGCCTGGTGGAAGTCAGGGGAGACTTAATACGGGTAATACCCCTCGAAGGGCCGTACATGCCCGAAGTTGGCGACAACGTCCTCGGAAAGATAGTCGACGTCAGGTTCTCTAACTGGGCCGTTGACATAGGAGCACCGTACGAGGCGGGCCTTCGCGTCCAGGATGCCGCAGAGGAGCGCATCGATTTGGCCAAGACTGATCTCAGGAAGATATTCGATATAGGTGACATAATCTACGCCAAAGTGAAGGCATACAACGAAGTGAACCAGATAGACCTCACAACGAGGGGAATGCCGTTCAGGGGTGGCCCGCTCAGGGGAGGCCAGCTCGTGACGATAACCCCCTCAAAGGTTCCGAGGGTCATAGGCAAGGGCGGTTCAATGATAAACATGATAAAGAAGCTTACTGGGACGAGGATAATCGTCGGCCAGAACGGATGGGTATGGGTCAGCGGAAAGAAGCCCGAACTCGAAAACCTGGCTGTTGAGGCTATACTCAAGGTTAACAGGGAGAGTCACACCCAGGGATTGACCGACAGGGTGAAGGAGATGCTCCTCTCCCGGCTTAACGAACTTAAGGAGCGCGGGGTAATAGGAGAGGTTCCCCGCCTTGATGAAGAGAACAAAGGTGAAGAACAATGA
- a CDS encoding cell division protein SepF → MGLFDSIVKKKPAEDKPKKSVPVKEVAPAKEDKTQAPRDVDVIPLEEDVLAREIVKPQVRYIKKVIVTSYSDLETISTELQNGNLVLVDLSPLEVKPDILEKVAEQIKGMSAALGGQVAKVCKNEIRLLLTPEDIKLAK, encoded by the coding sequence ATGGGGCTGTTTGATAGCATCGTTAAGAAGAAGCCGGCGGAGGATAAACCCAAGAAGTCCGTGCCCGTTAAGGAGGTTGCCCCCGCTAAGGAGGATAAAACCCAGGCTCCGAGGGACGTTGACGTAATCCCCCTTGAGGAGGATGTTCTCGCCAGGGAGATAGTTAAACCTCAGGTCAGGTACATCAAGAAGGTCATAGTGACGAGCTACTCCGACCTTGAGACGATATCCACCGAACTCCAGAACGGCAACCTCGTTCTCGTCGACCTAAGCCCGCTGGAGGTCAAACCGGACATCCTTGAGAAGGTTGCGGAGCAGATAAAGGGAATGAGCGCCGCCCTCGGCGGTCAGGTCGCCAAGGTCTGCAAGAACGAGATAAGGCTTCTCCTGACCCCAGAAGACATAAAGCTCGCCAAGTGA
- a CDS encoding ribose-phosphate diphosphokinase: MIVVGSGASHLREEIEGLGVNLGKVEIRKFPDGEKYVRVLSSGEEAMVIQSTYKPQDENILEALILGDALRERGFDRLRLVVPYLAYSRQDRVTKEGEPVSVRAVMRALGLYYDELYVVDIHNPETLRFFPGKAVNLSPARAIAEYFQEKLGEGIVLAPDKGARERAKAVAERLGLEFSHFEKRRISPTEVKMRPVDIDVEGKNVLIVDDIISTGGTMIKAANLLEWMGAGRVFVAATHGVFAEGAIDRVSKAVDELAVTNTIPTPVSKISIVPDIVRL; encoded by the coding sequence ATGATAGTCGTTGGATCCGGTGCATCTCACCTCAGGGAAGAGATCGAGGGCCTTGGCGTGAACCTTGGAAAAGTGGAGATAAGGAAGTTCCCCGACGGGGAGAAGTACGTGAGGGTTCTCTCGTCCGGTGAGGAGGCCATGGTTATCCAATCCACCTACAAGCCGCAGGACGAGAACATCCTGGAGGCCCTTATTCTGGGTGATGCCCTCCGTGAGAGGGGATTTGACCGGCTGCGCCTCGTAGTTCCGTACCTGGCTTACTCAAGGCAGGATAGGGTCACGAAGGAAGGGGAACCGGTGAGCGTTAGGGCTGTCATGAGGGCTCTGGGGCTCTACTACGACGAGCTCTACGTTGTTGACATACACAACCCGGAGACCCTAAGGTTCTTCCCGGGGAAGGCCGTTAACCTCTCGCCGGCGCGGGCAATAGCTGAATACTTCCAGGAAAAGCTTGGGGAGGGGATCGTTCTGGCCCCTGACAAGGGTGCTAGGGAGAGGGCGAAGGCGGTGGCCGAGAGGCTCGGTCTTGAGTTCAGCCACTTTGAGAAGAGGCGCATCTCTCCGACGGAGGTTAAGATGAGGCCCGTTGACATAGATGTAGAAGGCAAGAACGTTCTCATAGTGGATGACATAATAAGCACTGGGGGGACTATGATTAAAGCCGCTAACCTTCTGGAGTGGATGGGTGCTGGTAGGGTGTTCGTTGCGGCAACCCACGGGGTCTTTGCAGAGGGTGCTATAGATAGGGTGAGTAAGGCCGTTGATGAGCTCGCGGTTACCAACACTATACCCACTCCGGTCTCGAAGATAAGTATAGTTCCGGATATAGTGAGGCTTTAA
- the rrp41 gene encoding exosome complex exonuclease Rrp41, producing MMGRPEGLKLIDENGKRVDGRKKYELRPLNMEVGVLKNADGSAYIEWGKNKILAAVYGPREIHPKHLQRPDMAVLRVRYNMAPFSVEERKKPGPDRRSVEISKVIRGALEPALILEMFPRTVIDVFIEVLQADAGTRVAGITAASLALADAGVPMRDLVAACAAGKIDGEIVLDLNKDEDNYGEADVPVAIMPLKNDITLLQMDGYLTREEFMEAVKLAIKGAKAVYQKQRDALREKYLKIAEEVAENE from the coding sequence ATGATGGGTAGGCCGGAAGGTTTGAAGCTCATCGATGAGAACGGTAAGAGGGTTGACGGAAGAAAGAAGTACGAACTCAGGCCCCTCAATATGGAAGTTGGGGTCCTGAAGAACGCTGACGGCTCCGCTTACATAGAGTGGGGCAAGAACAAGATACTCGCTGCGGTCTACGGGCCGAGGGAGATACACCCCAAACACCTCCAGAGGCCGGATATGGCAGTTCTCCGCGTCAGGTACAACATGGCACCCTTCAGCGTTGAGGAGAGGAAGAAGCCGGGCCCCGACAGGAGGAGCGTTGAGATAAGCAAGGTCATCAGGGGAGCCCTTGAGCCCGCCCTGATCCTTGAGATGTTCCCGCGGACAGTGATAGACGTCTTTATTGAGGTTCTGCAGGCCGATGCTGGTACCCGCGTTGCAGGCATAACCGCGGCTTCACTTGCCCTCGCTGATGCGGGCGTTCCAATGAGGGACCTGGTTGCCGCGTGCGCAGCCGGGAAGATAGACGGGGAGATCGTCCTTGACCTCAACAAGGATGAGGACAACTATGGTGAGGCGGACGTCCCAGTGGCTATAATGCCCCTGAAAAACGACATAACTCTCCTCCAGATGGACGGCTACCTCACCAGGGAGGAGTTCATGGAGGCCGTAAAGCTCGCGATAAAAGGCGCCAAGGCAGTCTATCAGAAGCAGAGGGATGCACTGAGGGAAAAGTACCTCAAGATCGCCGAGGAGGTGGCTGAGAATGAGTGA
- a CDS encoding DUF1614 domain-containing protein, whose product MSRYRYLVPPLTLPFLFLFVLLFLLFFTVFSGIVTAAFQRLGIPIPVAYSLFLFSIFGSFINIPIAEQSSYVPVVRVREARFFGIAYPVPYFDWAEQKIVISVNVGGALVPLSVVLYELVRLWGIGEYAVVGEVLVAVAVAALLSHAVARPVPGVGIAIPTLVPPIIAVLLAFIFGGPYKPLIAYASGTMGVLIGADLMNWKRIKNLGAQMVSIGGAGTFDGIFLAGIIAVLLV is encoded by the coding sequence ATGAGCCGCTATCGTTATCTTGTTCCCCCGCTTACCCTTCCTTTTCTGTTCCTGTTTGTCCTCCTCTTTTTGCTCTTCTTTACGGTATTCTCTGGCATCGTTACTGCAGCTTTTCAGAGGCTGGGAATTCCTATACCAGTGGCTTACTCGCTCTTCCTATTCTCCATCTTCGGTAGTTTCATAAACATCCCAATAGCGGAGCAGAGTTCTTACGTGCCCGTGGTCAGGGTTAGGGAGGCCCGGTTCTTTGGCATCGCTTATCCTGTCCCCTATTTTGATTGGGCCGAGCAGAAGATTGTAATCTCAGTCAACGTGGGGGGAGCCCTCGTGCCTCTCAGCGTCGTCCTGTATGAGCTCGTAAGGCTCTGGGGTATTGGCGAATATGCAGTTGTTGGTGAGGTGCTGGTTGCGGTTGCAGTTGCCGCGCTCCTCAGCCATGCCGTTGCGAGACCTGTTCCGGGAGTTGGCATCGCGATACCGACCCTTGTTCCTCCCATTATTGCCGTCTTGTTGGCTTTTATCTTCGGTGGTCCTTATAAGCCCCTGATAGCCTACGCCAGTGGGACAATGGGGGTTCTCATAGGGGCGGATCTCATGAACTGGAAGCGCATCAAAAACCTTGGTGCCCAGATGGTTAGCATTGGGGGTGCGGGAACTTTCGACGGAATATTCCTGGCCGGGATCATAGCGGTTCTACTCGTTTGA
- a CDS encoding indolepyruvate oxidoreductase subunit beta, which translates to MEFNLIITGVGGQGGLTLSRIVGNAAMHKGYNVRIGETLGMSQRYGSVLSYLRFGEEVYSPLIEEGQADLMLALEPAEALRNARFLGNKSHAIINAYPIHTATTLVGKERYPELDEIREAIGKICPVYMMDFQKEADKINPRTLGVLMLGYAFGKGFVPLKKESLYEGIRTTLREKLWEINFRALERGIELSKT; encoded by the coding sequence ATGGAGTTCAACCTCATAATCACTGGTGTCGGTGGTCAGGGCGGCCTCACCCTCTCGAGGATAGTGGGAAACGCCGCCATGCACAAAGGCTACAACGTCAGAATAGGTGAAACCCTTGGAATGAGCCAGCGCTACGGGAGCGTCCTCAGCTACCTCCGCTTTGGGGAGGAGGTCTACTCGCCCCTCATTGAGGAAGGTCAAGCAGACCTCATGCTCGCCCTCGAACCTGCGGAGGCACTCAGAAACGCGCGCTTTCTCGGAAATAAAAGCCACGCGATAATCAACGCCTACCCGATACATACGGCAACAACCCTCGTCGGCAAGGAGCGCTATCCTGAACTCGACGAGATAAGGGAGGCCATCGGTAAAATCTGCCCCGTTTACATGATGGACTTCCAGAAGGAAGCGGATAAGATAAACCCGAGAACTTTGGGAGTTCTCATGCTCGGCTACGCCTTCGGAAAGGGCTTTGTCCCCCTCAAAAAGGAGAGCCTCTACGAGGGCATTAGAACAACCCTCCGCGAGAAGCTCTGGGAGATCAACTTCAGGGCCCTTGAGAGGGGAATCGAGCTGTCAAAAACGTGA